GGGCCGCTTTATTTACCGGGCTCAAATCAGTCCCAACTACTTTTTAAACTTCGCCGACGCCGATCCCCAACCCAGTATGGCGGCTACGATGATCTACCGCTACGGCAAGGATATTCAGGATGCCAACATGATGCGGTTTGGAGCCTACTATCGCAAACCCGAAACGGGAGCCTTGCCGCGGTATCATTTCTTCCGCAATTTCTATGCACTCTTTATGCAGCAGGAATTTGAACGGGCGGACAAAGGACTGGCCCTGCCCGCTGACGTCTGGTTGCCGGATTTACAGGTATTCGCCGCCCGCGACCGGGCGGGTACCACCCAAGGTTTTTACCTGGCTGGTAAGGGAGGACATAATGATGAAAGTCACAATCACAATGACGTCGGCAACTATGTCGTATACTACGACGGACAACCACTGCTCATAGATGTCGGACGCGGTACGTACACGCGAAAAACCTTTAGTAGTCAGCGGTATGACATCTGGTACAACGGCTCCGCTTACCATAATCTGCCCACGATCAATGGTTTTAGTCAGCCACCAGGAAATACGTTTAAAGCCCAGCAAGTGACCTATCAGGGCGGAAAAGAACAGGTAACCTTTTCACTGGACTTCACTCAAGCCTATCCAGCCGAAGCAGGCGTGGTAAGTTGGAAACAGAGCATGCGTCTGAAGCGGGGTAGGGAGGTAACCATCACGGATCAGATTCACCTCAAAAAAGCCGATAGCCTCAGTCAGCATCTCATGACCTGCTACCCCGTAGAAATAGGGAAAGCGGGGCAGCTCATCATCTGTAGTAAAGGACAGAAAGGGCAGAGCCGTGATTTTGTGATAAAGTACGACTCCCGAAAATGGGAGCCATTCGTAGAAAAAGTAGCCCTGCAAACCCCAGAAGACCAAGGCATTCGAACCAAGTGGGGGGACACGATTTACCGGATTACGCTAAAACGGCTACAGCCTAAAACGGTCGATCTCTTCGCCGTAACCCTTGCTCCGCGGTGAGAACTCGCATAAAAAAGCCGCTTCCCGTACGGGAAGCGGCTTTTTGTGTGATGTTTTGCTTAAAGCTGTACTTTATTCTGTAAGGATTGTAAGGCTTCTTCCAGCGAATCAATCTGTTCAGGAGTCGCCTGGGCCTTTCCACTGGAAATGAACTGAAGAGCTTCCTGTACGTAGAAATAGTGTTCTAAATCCTGGAAATGATCAAACTCCTGATCGCTTTTATCTTTGGTAAGCAAATGAATGATCAGACGATTCTGGGCTTTCAAACGGGCCATTTCTGATAAAATGGCATTCATATCAATACTGTTTACAAAGATCTCGGCGGTGTTCATAGAGTGATAGATTGACATAAGACGTGTACTAAGAGAATCATTGGTATAATTTCGTGCCATACCTAGTATCCTTGACGCAAAAGATTCGATTTTCCCCTCTAAATGTCATTGGTAATGTAATTTTTTATCCCTCATAAGTGCGGAAAATAATCTACACAGCCCTGATTCTCAGCGAAAGATGACTTAAACCTCCTGAACATACTATTGTTTTGAATTTTTTTGATTTTGATATGAACAAATCAAATAATTTTATGAAAAGTAGAGGTAAACGCTTGCAGAACTTAAAGAGCTAGTTAATTTTATTCACCATTTCTCAAGCGAGTCCTTTGAGCGATCTTCATGTAAGTTATACTAAAAACATTTAGTTCTGACCGGAGGATTCGGTTCAAGGCTTGGTATCATCTTTTATTTACTGATTCGTAAGCAAAAGATAAACGTTTTTTTACTCCTTCCTTCAATCTCAGCAAGTAATACAATAATCTGATACAGAAGCTTTCTGGAAGATGAGCCTGCCAGCAATACCGACTAGAGATGACTTTGAATTAACAGACCCGCATGGAAACTTAGTCTGGAGCCGTAAGACCCATTCCATTAGCCACTACCAGGTTGTGTCCATTACTGAAAAGCGTATACACCACTATTTACTATAAGCTATTTAATAAATGAAATAAGCGTAATCGCTTGTTAACATCCTTTCTATCGAAACAACTTACCGCCGCCATCGGGAGTGTTGCCGGTTCTTCGCATGCCTTACGCATGCTATGTTTATCCGTTTTGTTTCTTTGTTAACTTCATGCGTATAGTGATAAACGTTAGTGTTAATACAGGCACTGATGTACTGAATTTCCGTGGAGTTTACTGAAACCGAAGCTGCTTTGTAACTGCACCTTGTCTGCTCAAGGTCAGAACTGTATTGCCCTTTGCTGATCAAATCTACCTACTATCAAAACGAATACATCTGATGAAGTCTTCATTTGCTACCCAAATGGTATCCCTACTAGGCATTGCCATGCTTTTTACGCAGTGCCAGAAGGACGAACGAGTAGCTCCGCATGCTACGACGCTGTCGTCAACCGTGAAATCCATGAGTTTGGATGAAATCCGGGCCATCCGTACGAACCTGGCTCCGGACAGTATTTACCTGACGGATCAGGGAAAACAGGGCCTTTTTAAATTAGTCAGTACGGATAAAAAAAGTACGGACAATACGGGTATTACCCTGGTTACCAGCAACGGGTTACGCTACAAGCGGGCGTTTACCGGTGCTGCCAATGCCACCTGGTTTGGCGTAAGTACGACCGATTCGGATATTGGGCCGGAGCTACAGGAGGCTGTCAATGCTCACAACGTAGTAACGATCCCCGACGGAGCGTATTCGCAGGTGACGAAAGTGATTCTGCGTAGTAACGTAACCATCAAAGGAAACCCCGGTAAGGTAACGCTGAAACTCAACGGACCCGGGTATATTTCCTTCCAGAACTTCTGGAGTGAACAACAACTGGAAAACATTACCATCGACGGGATCAACTGGGAGGTCTCTTCAACGGCAAAAGTCGTAGGTTCGTACGGACCCATTACCATTGACGGCCCGACGGTGAAAAATCTGTTGGTACAAAATTGCCAGAGCATCCACACGTCGAAAACGGCCAACGTAAACTGGTTTTTCCTGAAAGTATCTCCGGGTAAATCGACCGATAACATCATCGTTCGGAATAACTACGCCCGGGGTGGACGCATGGGCGTCGAGTTTCTGGCTCAACGATTACCGCAGAAATACCTCGGTAAGAACATTACGGTATCAGGAAACCGATTTGAGAAATGCAGCTTTGGTATCTCGATTGCCGGTTCATTCGACAACGTAACCGTCGATGCCAACTACCTGAAGGATTGCCCGACTTACGGCGTAGAATTTGCCGGATGGTTGCATAACTCGACCTTATCGAATAACCGTTTTGAAGGAAAATTTTCGGATTTATTCGCCGGAAACTGGGAAAACGATGGCGACGGGACTATTGGAGAGGGTACTCACATGTATGGTAACCGTACCATTGGCACCTGCACGGGCAAATGGACGATTCGGAATGGTTTCAATATGCTGATGGAAAACAATTACATCAATATGACGGGTGTACTGGACCTGACGGGATCGACCAAAAATGCTCAGATTACGGG
The genomic region above belongs to Siphonobacter curvatus and contains:
- a CDS encoding heparinase II/III domain-containing protein, producing MKRYVLIGWLLWLAGPTLAQQNLLSGRFSVEELRNVLIPEREWTPFPRREDRAGWAQADSGMMKAYVKKAETYLNYEWPYVPATKSLLIERTGNRDEYQSISFQKRDVLGVLLLAEIYENQGRFVDPIIDGVWSICEESFWGASAHLPREVKGLVDVSKPFVDLFAAETATYLAWVDYYLGDKLDAVTPQIRKRIYYETNRRIFEPLMNQPHSWMQSHANGRPPNNWNPWICSNWLNAVLLLEKEDQKRAAAVHKLLGVLDNFLNPYPADGGCDEGPSYWGAAAASLYDNVSLLNTASRNAFAYVYADEKFRNMGRFIYRAQISPNYFLNFADADPQPSMAATMIYRYGKDIQDANMMRFGAYYRKPETGALPRYHFFRNFYALFMQQEFERADKGLALPADVWLPDLQVFAARDRAGTTQGFYLAGKGGHNDESHNHNDVGNYVVYYDGQPLLIDVGRGTYTRKTFSSQRYDIWYNGSAYHNLPTINGFSQPPGNTFKAQQVTYQGGKEQVTFSLDFTQAYPAEAGVVSWKQSMRLKRGREVTITDQIHLKKADSLSQHLMTCYPVEIGKAGQLIICSKGQKGQSRDFVIKYDSRKWEPFVEKVALQTPEDQGIRTKWGDTIYRITLKRLQPKTVDLFAVTLAPR
- a CDS encoding right-handed parallel beta-helix repeat-containing protein; the encoded protein is MKSSFATQMVSLLGIAMLFTQCQKDERVAPHATTLSSTVKSMSLDEIRAIRTNLAPDSIYLTDQGKQGLFKLVSTDKKSTDNTGITLVTSNGLRYKRAFTGAANATWFGVSTTDSDIGPELQEAVNAHNVVTIPDGAYSQVTKVILRSNVTIKGNPGKVTLKLNGPGYISFQNFWSEQQLENITIDGINWEVSSTAKVVGSYGPITIDGPTVKNLLVQNCQSIHTSKTANVNWFFLKVSPGKSTDNIIVRNNYARGGRMGVEFLAQRLPQKYLGKNITVSGNRFEKCSFGISIAGSFDNVTVDANYLKDCPTYGVEFAGWLHNSTLSNNRFEGKFSDLFAGNWENDGDGTIGEGTHMYGNRTIGTCTGKWTIRNGFNMLMENNYINMTGVLDLTGSTKNAQITGNKIISTTENKVIQINYVGNLRFINNYISNENVKNSWLVIIVNGAGATNNLFTNNIIVKSSGGYVGYGNGASIKFYNNYDKDGNLISL